In the Phaseolus vulgaris cultivar G19833 chromosome 7, P. vulgaris v2.0, whole genome shotgun sequence genome, one interval contains:
- the LOC137827856 gene encoding stem-specific protein TSJT1-like, whose protein sequence is MLAVFDKSVAKSPEGLQSPHSNSVSSLKDGFLAQHFSSVHPGSVTVNLSTSGLVAYSLHKQNPLLPRLFAVVDDIFCLFQGHLENVANLKQQYGLNKTATEVTIIIEAYRTLRDRGPYPAAQVVRDFQGKFAFILYDSSAKTAFIAADADGSVPFAWGTDADGNLVLSDDTEIVSKSCGKSFAPFPKGFFFSTSGGLSSFEHPLNEVKPVPRVDSSGQVCGANFKVDAETKKESAGMPRVGSAANWSNNI, encoded by the exons ATGTTGGCGGTTTTCGACAAATCGGTGGCTAAGAGCCCGGAGGGTCTTCAGAGCCCTCACTCAAATTCAGTTTCATCCTTAAAAGATGGGTTTCTGGCACAGCACTTTTCCTCCGTTCACCCTGGTTCCGTCACCGTTAATCTTAGCACTTCGGGTCTCGTCGCCTATTCTCTTCACAAACAGAACCCTCTCCTCCCAAG GCTGTTCGCTGTTGTGGATGACATTTTCTGCTTGTTTCAAGGTCACCTTGAGAACGTTGCGAATCTTAAGCAACAATATGGATTGAATAAAACGGCTACTGAAGTAACCATTATCATAGAGGCATACAGGACTCTAAGAGATCGTGGTCCCTATCCTGCTGCTCAGGTTGTGAGAGATTTCCAGGGCAAATTTGCGTTTATTCTGTATGACAGTAGTGCTAAGACTGCATTTATTGCTGCG GATGCTGATGGGAGTGTTCCCTTTGCTTGGGGAACTGATGCCGATGGAAATCTTGTACTTTCAGATGATACAGAGATAGTATCTAAGAGCTGTGGGAAATCTTTTGCACCATTCCCCAAAG GATTTTTCTTTTCGACATCCGGAGGTTTGAGCAGTTTTGAGCATCCACTTAATGAGGTGAAGCCTGTACCCAGGGTTGATAGTTCTGGACAGGTGTGTGGTGCCAATTTCAAGGTGGATGCTGAGACCAAGAAGGAATCGGCTGGCATGCCAAGGGTTGGGAGTGCTGCTAACTGGTCAAATAATATCTGA